The Candidatus Neomarinimicrobiota bacterium genomic interval CCTTCCCGCCCAAACAGCTACACCTGTTATGATAATCAGATATACGAACAGGACAGTGAAGTCGATTGATGTCACAGTTCAGTCTACCCTGATTCGCTCCCTATGACTGATCCTACCGATCAAGAACGACCCGCATCACGGAATTGTAGAAGTCACGGCGGACTTGTCTCATTTCGGCTTTCCAATCAGCAAACTCATCCGGAGAATTACCCCGTGATGGATGTACGTGATTGGTCAACAGAATAACAGCGATCCTCTCGTTAGGGTCAATCCAGATGGAAGTGCCGGTAAATCCGGTATGACCAAAACTACTTTCGCTGAAATAATCTCCAGACCAGCTGCCTTCTTTCGCCCGTGTGTCCCATCCAAGCGCCCTGTCGCTGCCAGTGGGCATTTCCTGCTTCCGGGTAAACTCTTCGATGATCGAACGGCTGAAATAGCGCCGTCCACCGTAGAAACCTTCATCCATCA includes:
- a CDS encoding serine hydrolase, whose translation is FKPLGMKSTFFNPDSSVLGRVAPTEIDERYGRGLVHGIVHDERAWQLGGAAGHAGLFSTVDDLAAYAQMMMDEGFYGGRRYFSRSIIEEFTRKQEMPTGSDRALGWDTRAKEGSWSGDYFSESSFGHTGFTGTSIWIDPNERIAVILLTNHVHPSRGNSPDEFADWKAEMRQVRRDFYNSVMRVVLDR